The Paenibacillus tianjinensis genome has a window encoding:
- a CDS encoding aldo/keto reductase, with amino-acid sequence MKYSYLGKSGLKVSQLCLGTMNFGPETEEKEAFRIMDAALDAGINFFDTANVYGGQEHRGWTEEIIGRWFKQGGGRREKVVLATKVYGDMFEEHDGPNSGSGLSAYKIRRHLEGSLKRLQTDHVELYQMHHVDRNVSWDELWGAFELAVAQGKAGYIGSSNFAGWHIAAAQAQAKARHFLGLVSEQHLYNLLERTPELEVLPASQELGLGVIPWSPLAGGLLGRNALSKTGVRSARSAKLEQHRGQLEQFSALCKELGEHEDQVALAWVLANPAVTAPIIGPRTMQQFEDSLRVTEIVLDEETLKKLSEIFPGPGRPAPEAYAW; translated from the coding sequence GTGAAGTACAGTTATTTGGGTAAATCAGGCCTCAAGGTCAGCCAGCTCTGTCTCGGCACGATGAATTTTGGCCCGGAAACCGAAGAGAAGGAAGCTTTCCGGATTATGGATGCCGCGCTGGATGCGGGAATTAACTTTTTTGATACAGCCAATGTCTACGGAGGCCAGGAGCACCGCGGCTGGACGGAAGAAATAATCGGCCGCTGGTTTAAGCAGGGCGGCGGACGGCGCGAGAAGGTGGTGCTTGCGACCAAAGTATACGGCGATATGTTCGAAGAGCATGACGGGCCAAATTCCGGTTCCGGCTTATCCGCTTACAAAATCAGACGTCATCTTGAGGGCTCGCTGAAGCGCCTGCAGACCGATCATGTTGAGCTCTATCAAATGCACCATGTCGACCGCAATGTATCCTGGGATGAGCTGTGGGGCGCTTTTGAGCTTGCTGTGGCCCAGGGCAAAGCGGGTTATATCGGTTCCAGCAACTTTGCCGGCTGGCATATTGCTGCCGCCCAGGCACAGGCGAAAGCCCGCCATTTCCTGGGCCTGGTCTCCGAGCAGCATTTGTACAACCTGCTTGAACGGACGCCGGAGCTTGAGGTACTGCCTGCTTCGCAGGAGCTGGGCCTCGGCGTAATTCCATGGAGTCCGCTTGCCGGTGGGCTGCTGGGCCGCAACGCGCTGTCCAAGACCGGCGTGCGCAGCGCCCGCTCGGCTAAGCTGGAGCAGCACCGCGGCCAGCTGGAGCAGTTCTCTGCCCTGTGCAAGGAACTGGGCGAGCATGAGGATCAGGTGGCTTTGGCCTGGGTACTGGCCAATCCGGCGGTTACGGCCCCGATTATCGGGCCGAGAACGATGCAGCAGTTCGAGGATTCGCTGCGGGTAACGGAGATTGTTCTGGACGAAGAGACGCTGAAGAAGCTCAGCGAGATTTTCCCGGGACCGGGCCGTCCGGCTCCTGAAGCTTATGCCTGGTAA
- a CDS encoding protein adenylyltransferase SelO has product MTEKIEIRDAGWNLDNSYASLPESFFSKLKPTPVRLPKLIILNEHLAAALGLNHSALRSNDGVAVLAGNEVPEGAVPLAQAYAGHQFGHFTMLGDGRAVLIGEQITPPGVRVDIQLKGSGRTPYSRRGDGRAALGPMLREYIISEAMHALGIPTTRSLAVVTTGESVIRETEQPGAILTRVAASHLRVGTFQYAAARGNTQDLQALADYTLHRHYPEAEGGVNRYLSLLQEVINRQAELIARWQLVGFVHGVMNTDNMALSGETIDYGPCAFLDTYNPETVFSSIDLQGRYAYGNQPRIAAWNLARFAEALLPLLHDNEPQAVKLAEDALSDFTERVHRNWLTGMRAKLGIFNEEQQDESLFDGLLGMMQKNRADYTNTFRALTLGRPEDTVLFGNEDFAKWNELWEARLSRQEESQASSRLLMRSSNPALIPRNHRVEEALEAAVEREDYSVMERLLSVLSNPYAYTPEQEEYSILPESCSSPYRTFCGT; this is encoded by the coding sequence ATGACGGAGAAAATAGAAATAAGGGATGCTGGGTGGAATTTAGACAATAGTTATGCCAGCCTGCCGGAATCATTCTTTTCAAAGCTCAAGCCAACCCCAGTCCGCTTGCCGAAGCTGATCATTCTTAATGAGCACTTAGCAGCAGCCCTGGGATTGAACCATTCAGCGCTGCGAAGCAATGACGGCGTTGCGGTTCTTGCAGGCAATGAGGTTCCTGAAGGTGCGGTGCCTCTTGCTCAAGCTTATGCAGGGCATCAGTTCGGGCATTTTACCATGTTAGGTGACGGCAGGGCAGTATTGATCGGGGAACAGATTACGCCGCCGGGCGTGCGCGTTGACATTCAGCTCAAAGGCTCAGGCAGAACACCATACAGCCGGAGGGGCGATGGCCGGGCGGCTCTGGGGCCGATGCTCCGCGAATACATCATCAGCGAAGCGATGCATGCGCTTGGCATTCCGACGACCCGCAGTTTGGCGGTAGTTACAACCGGTGAATCCGTCATCCGGGAAACGGAGCAGCCAGGTGCTATTCTTACCCGAGTGGCTGCCAGTCATCTGCGTGTCGGCACCTTTCAATACGCCGCCGCAAGGGGGAATACCCAAGATCTCCAAGCCCTGGCTGATTACACATTGCACCGGCATTACCCGGAAGCTGAGGGTGGAGTCAACCGTTATCTCTCCCTGCTCCAGGAAGTGATTAACCGGCAGGCAGAGCTGATTGCCAGATGGCAGCTCGTCGGCTTTGTTCACGGGGTGATGAACACCGACAACATGGCCCTCAGCGGAGAAACCATAGATTATGGCCCATGCGCCTTTTTGGATACCTATAATCCGGAGACGGTATTTAGTTCCATTGACCTTCAGGGCCGCTATGCCTATGGCAATCAGCCACGTATTGCCGCCTGGAATCTCGCGAGATTTGCTGAGGCTCTTCTGCCGCTGCTTCATGACAATGAGCCGCAGGCTGTCAAACTGGCCGAGGATGCCCTTTCAGATTTCACAGAGAGGGTCCACCGGAATTGGCTCACGGGAATGAGGGCGAAGCTGGGCATCTTTAACGAAGAACAGCAGGACGAATCACTCTTTGACGGACTTCTCGGGATGATGCAGAAGAACCGGGCGGACTACACCAATACTTTCCGTGCCTTAACTTTGGGCAGACCGGAAGATACGGTCCTGTTCGGGAATGAGGATTTTGCGAAGTGGAATGAGTTATGGGAGGCGAGGCTGAGCAGACAGGAAGAATCTCAAGCGTCCTCCCGCCTGCTGATGCGCAGCAGCAATCCAGCACTGATCCCGCGAAATCACCGGGTAGAAGAGGCACTGGAGGCAGCGGTAGAACGGGAAGACTACAGTGTAATGGAGCGGCTTCTTAGTGTTCTATCGAACCCTTATGCGTATACTCCAGAACAGGAGGAATACTCGATACTGCCAGAGAGCTGCTCCAGTCCTTACCGGACATTTTGCGGTACCTGA
- a CDS encoding ATP-binding protein — protein MSIKHKYFRIIAGLIILVILTGAGLFLYINAEQERLNHNQEVLQHKAGTINEMAATLNEVFFRVRGYSLLKSDHELQLAYEALDKLGNVLGDYSKLKLSPEEAQFREDLEAYLDQYQNVTLPKAIAFVKQDDYTGLRALAKNGNTQAVNDFLAYTKNYETRSNQQLSDMVDQSLKQANEFTILAFLLSMALLLLFTLMIWRILKIVIDPIVQLEQATNSLAAGEAVLLSKLHKQDEIGRLYEAFLNMTHSIQDKEEELMMQNEELHAQQDELQDQQFKLERSLSEIENMMKALDQSSAVAILSQKGIFTYANENLSDYTGYKNAELAGSTFRLFDVQNLSDSQTQQIIRKLSTGGVWSDEIRMNMKNGTPVWLHMTIMPYLNDDGEIYQYILIANNITSMKNVQQELAETLKNTEQTKIMLERSNQLNHDITYTLDKQDFAEKFIEFMNKQYAFDSSLFLLVKDNISAVKGVPQENVERYLGSESGNMLHRMRTEKSYITKRPSTLREKGIAPEGTDSYDFYSTVVNAQDDVLAVFCGTRIGHSFSEDEINEIQGMMNRVALAIERLFMYEEIEYGRRLNQDIVNNVNEGIQFVQMDGSMLHMNQVLAQMFGYNEWSEGDLIPKERWSGHFIHTANESDELELFYQKAMSEHFIESSSMKYSLGKESLKHIDMYAIPVYRRETRFGTLFVHRDITREYELDLMKSDLVSTVSHELRTPLSSVLGFTELLLSKTMKPEKQLKYLETIHREAQRLTELINDFLDLQRMESGTQQYNPEPLNLSELVLGVIDQYKLSGTHHILLEDEAQNAEVDVDRDKIVQVLTNLLSNAIKFSPGASEIKVMLHNEPERVVVEIQDHGLGIPKNQIGQLFQKFRRVDNSASKRIGGTGLGLAICKEIIEKQKGSIGIESEEGEGSTVWFSLPLRNASGNRHEDEPIKLSLDKEQKPNVMIVEDDYSLSLLLSEELKGKGFRVTHHYRPQEAYEQALKTPFVAIVVDLMLGEELDGWDLIRMLKDDARTEHVPIIISSALDKADKNMQDNVQKYLTKPYPPGELTGTLQEIVEIRQRSGEVLFPDSSPWDNGE, from the coding sequence ATGAGTATCAAACATAAATATTTCCGCATTATTGCAGGCTTAATCATACTGGTGATTCTGACCGGGGCCGGTTTGTTTCTCTACATCAATGCAGAGCAAGAGCGGCTGAACCATAACCAGGAAGTGCTGCAGCATAAGGCCGGAACCATCAATGAAATGGCTGCGACACTGAATGAGGTATTCTTCCGTGTCAGAGGATATTCCCTGCTCAAAAGCGACCATGAACTGCAGCTGGCCTATGAAGCGCTGGATAAGCTGGGAAATGTTCTTGGGGACTACTCCAAACTGAAGCTTTCACCGGAAGAAGCGCAATTCAGAGAAGATCTGGAAGCGTATCTGGATCAGTATCAGAATGTGACACTGCCCAAAGCCATCGCCTTTGTCAAGCAGGATGATTATACCGGGCTGCGTGCACTGGCCAAGAACGGAAACACGCAGGCCGTTAATGATTTCCTGGCGTATACTAAAAATTATGAGACACGCTCCAATCAGCAATTGAGCGATATGGTCGACCAGTCCCTAAAACAGGCGAATGAATTTACGATTCTCGCTTTTCTCCTCAGTATGGCGCTGCTGCTGCTTTTCACGCTGATGATCTGGAGGATTCTCAAAATTGTTATTGATCCGATCGTTCAGCTGGAACAAGCTACGAACTCGCTGGCCGCAGGGGAGGCTGTGCTGCTGAGCAAGCTGCATAAGCAGGATGAAATCGGCCGTCTCTACGAGGCATTCCTCAACATGACCCATAGTATACAGGATAAAGAAGAAGAGCTGATGATGCAGAATGAAGAGCTGCATGCCCAGCAGGATGAGCTTCAGGATCAGCAGTTCAAGCTTGAACGTTCGCTAAGCGAAATAGAGAACATGATGAAGGCACTGGACCAGTCCTCAGCAGTTGCCATCCTTTCACAGAAGGGGATCTTCACCTATGCCAACGAGAACCTGAGTGACTATACCGGCTATAAGAATGCAGAGCTGGCCGGCTCTACCTTCCGATTGTTTGATGTGCAGAATCTCTCGGACTCCCAGACACAGCAGATCATCCGCAAGCTGAGCACCGGCGGGGTGTGGAGCGATGAAATCCGGATGAACATGAAGAATGGTACTCCGGTCTGGCTGCACATGACGATAATGCCTTATCTGAATGATGACGGGGAGATTTACCAGTATATCCTGATTGCCAACAATATTACCTCTATGAAGAATGTACAGCAGGAGCTGGCGGAGACGCTCAAGAATACAGAGCAGACTAAAATCATGCTGGAACGCAGCAACCAGCTGAATCATGACATCACATATACGCTGGACAAACAGGATTTTGCCGAGAAATTCATCGAATTCATGAATAAACAGTATGCCTTTGACTCCAGTCTCTTCCTGCTTGTCAAAGACAACATCAGCGCGGTTAAAGGTGTGCCGCAGGAGAATGTTGAGCGTTATCTAGGCAGTGAAAGCGGCAATATGCTGCACCGCATGCGGACGGAGAAATCCTATATCACCAAGCGGCCGTCTACGTTAAGAGAGAAGGGAATTGCACCTGAAGGTACAGATTCGTATGACTTTTACTCGACAGTTGTGAATGCGCAAGATGATGTCCTCGCTGTATTCTGCGGCACCCGGATTGGGCATTCCTTCAGTGAAGATGAGATCAATGAAATCCAAGGTATGATGAATCGTGTAGCGCTGGCCATAGAAAGGCTGTTCATGTATGAGGAAATTGAATACGGCCGCAGACTGAACCAGGATATTGTCAACAACGTCAATGAAGGAATCCAATTTGTGCAAATGGACGGCAGCATGCTGCATATGAATCAGGTTCTAGCCCAGATGTTCGGCTATAATGAGTGGTCCGAAGGTGATCTTATTCCAAAAGAACGCTGGAGCGGGCATTTCATCCATACAGCCAATGAATCGGATGAGCTTGAGCTGTTCTACCAGAAGGCAATGTCCGAGCATTTCATCGAATCCAGCTCCATGAAGTATTCGCTAGGCAAAGAATCGCTGAAGCATATCGACATGTACGCTATACCGGTATACCGGCGGGAGACCCGCTTCGGGACGCTGTTCGTCCACCGCGATATTACCCGCGAATATGAGCTGGATCTGATGAAATCGGATCTGGTCAGCACGGTCAGCCATGAGCTGCGGACCCCGTTATCAAGCGTCCTCGGCTTCACAGAACTGCTGCTGTCCAAAACGATGAAGCCGGAGAAGCAGCTGAAGTACCTGGAGACCATCCACAGGGAAGCTCAGCGACTAACCGAACTGATCAATGATTTCCTTGATCTGCAGCGTATGGAATCTGGAACCCAGCAGTATAATCCGGAGCCGCTTAACCTTAGCGAGCTTGTCCTCGGAGTGATAGACCAATATAAGCTTAGCGGGACACATCATATTCTGCTGGAAGATGAAGCGCAGAATGCCGAGGTTGACGTGGACAGAGACAAGATCGTCCAGGTACTGACGAATCTGCTCAGTAATGCGATTAAATTCTCACCGGGCGCCAGCGAGATCAAGGTCATGCTGCATAATGAACCGGAGCGGGTTGTTGTGGAGATTCAGGATCACGGTCTGGGTATTCCCAAAAATCAGATCGGTCAGCTGTTCCAGAAATTTAGAAGAGTCGACAACAGCGCCTCCAAGCGGATCGGCGGAACGGGACTCGGGCTTGCTATCTGTAAAGAAATTATTGAGAAGCAGAAAGGCTCCATCGGCATTGAGTCGGAAGAAGGCGAAGGGTCAACGGTCTGGTTCAGTCTTCCTCTTCGCAATGCTTCAGGCAACCGGCATGAGGATGAGCCCATTAAATTGAGTTTAGACAAGGAGCAGAAACCGAATGTAATGATTGTAGAGGATGATTACAGCCTGTCACTGCTGCTGTCTGAGGAGCTGAAGGGCAAGGGATTCCGCGTAACTCATCATTACCGTCCGCAGGAGGCTTATGAGCAGGCGCTGAAGACGCCTTTTGTGGCAATTGTTGTAGATTTGATGCTGGGGGAAGAGCTGGACGGCTGGGATCTGATCCGTATGCTGAAGGATGATGCCCGTACAGAGCATGTCCCGATTATTATTTCCTCTGCTCTCGACAAGGCGGACAAGAATATGCAGGACAATGTCCAGAAATATTTAACCAAGCCTTATCCTCCCGGAGAGCTGACGGGAACCCTGCAGGAAATAGTGGAGATTAGGCAGCGAAGCGGGGAAGTGCTTTTCCCGGATAGCAGTCCATGGGATAACGGAGAATAA
- a CDS encoding response regulator, which translates to MQKVLIVDDEDVLRMLIEDTLEDLEEVELHTAENGREAMTKLSRYKFDLVILDYMMPELTGIEVLGLIDEEMKAATPILMLTAKAQEADRNIAREAGARYFMPKPFSPMELLQIVEGILSDKKKPQ; encoded by the coding sequence ATGCAAAAAGTATTGATTGTAGATGACGAGGATGTTTTACGCATGCTGATCGAAGATACGCTGGAGGATCTGGAGGAAGTCGAGCTGCATACCGCCGAGAACGGGCGTGAGGCGATGACGAAGCTGTCCCGGTACAAGTTCGATCTGGTGATACTGGATTACATGATGCCCGAATTGACCGGGATTGAAGTGCTGGGCTTGATCGATGAAGAGATGAAGGCTGCAACACCCATTTTAATGCTGACTGCCAAAGCGCAGGAGGCCGACCGGAACATAGCAAGAGAAGCCGGAGCCCGTTATTTTATGCCGAAGCCGTTTAGCCCAATGGAGCTTCTGCAGATCGTGGAGGGCATTCTCAGTGATAAGAAGAAGCCTCAGTAA
- a CDS encoding GGDEF domain-containing response regulator yields the protein MTTRKYKALVEQRTRETLEKWSGQQYVGEREIYRFLHNLKGTAGTVGLDRVERFASSTLLYFSDHSDKVWMEAEWREVLHPVLDLFSGEESSGSVPDPVLEISLSTGSKQQKYEILLVDDDVELVAFLRESLEQQSYYVNIAMSAERGLKLFYESRPDLILLDILLPDQSGIDVLHQIIGKAKKERIPIIIMSGEHSKDLQLYAYSLGVMDYMPKPVDIDLFLVLIKNRFELKKEWQKSIIIDELTGAYNRRYFNQTMKQLVSDFRRTERIFSLALLDLDYFKHINDTYGHLVGDEVLQAFSELVRSSIRVEDTFCRYGGEEFALFMPNTDAASALLVIERIQSQFAAMDFWAKQQQFRVTFSGGITEIRARRDDPEELIEDADQALYASKHAGRNQTTLYNEYLPAGKVEQVLKVIVVDDDALIRRIVVQQFREWEPANNLKMEVSSFENGAQFLQSEWYSPEDKFIILLDGIMPELDGLEVLKQLRSRYPEVNILVIMLTGRNNQQDIIHALQLGADDYIVKPFHLPEMLTRVERLAHRFLF from the coding sequence ATGACAACTAGAAAATATAAAGCGCTAGTCGAGCAGCGGACTAGGGAGACTCTGGAGAAATGGTCGGGCCAGCAGTATGTCGGGGAAAGGGAGATCTACCGTTTTCTGCATAATCTAAAAGGAACTGCGGGAACCGTCGGCCTGGACCGGGTAGAGAGGTTTGCCAGCAGTACGCTGCTCTATTTCTCGGATCATAGTGATAAGGTCTGGATGGAGGCGGAATGGCGCGAGGTTTTACACCCTGTACTGGACCTGTTTAGCGGAGAAGAATCCTCCGGAAGCGTGCCCGACCCTGTGCTGGAAATCAGCCTCTCTACCGGCTCCAAGCAGCAGAAGTATGAAATTCTGCTTGTGGATGATGATGTGGAGCTTGTCGCTTTTTTGCGGGAATCTTTGGAGCAGCAATCTTATTATGTGAATATCGCGATGTCGGCGGAGCGCGGGCTGAAGCTGTTTTATGAGAGCAGGCCGGATCTGATTCTGCTGGACATTCTGCTGCCTGATCAGAGCGGAATTGATGTCCTTCACCAGATTATCGGAAAAGCCAAAAAAGAACGTATCCCGATTATTATCATGAGCGGCGAGCATTCCAAGGATCTCCAGTTGTACGCGTATTCACTGGGTGTGATGGATTACATGCCGAAGCCGGTGGACATCGACCTGTTTCTAGTTCTGATCAAGAACCGCTTTGAGCTGAAGAAGGAGTGGCAGAAATCGATTATTATCGATGAGCTGACCGGTGCCTATAACCGCAGATACTTTAACCAGACGATGAAGCAGCTGGTATCCGATTTTAGAAGGACCGAACGGATTTTTTCACTGGCGCTGCTCGACCTGGATTATTTCAAACATATAAATGATACTTACGGCCATCTGGTCGGTGATGAGGTGCTGCAGGCTTTTTCAGAGCTGGTGCGCAGCTCCATCCGTGTTGAAGATACCTTCTGCCGCTATGGCGGGGAAGAGTTTGCCCTGTTCATGCCTAATACGGATGCGGCTTCCGCACTGCTTGTCATAGAACGAATCCAGAGTCAGTTCGCAGCCATGGATTTCTGGGCTAAGCAGCAGCAGTTCCGTGTGACCTTCTCAGGCGGAATCACAGAGATCAGAGCCCGGCGGGATGATCCGGAGGAGCTGATTGAGGATGCGGATCAGGCCCTGTATGCCAGCAAACATGCCGGAAGAAACCAGACAACCCTCTATAACGAGTATCTTCCGGCAGGTAAAGTAGAACAGGTGCTTAAGGTGATCGTTGTCGATGACGATGCGCTGATCCGCCGGATTGTCGTCCAGCAGTTCAGGGAATGGGAGCCGGCAAATAATCTCAAGATGGAGGTAAGCAGCTTCGAAAACGGAGCACAGTTCCTGCAATCGGAATGGTATTCACCCGAAGATAAATTTATCATTCTCCTGGACGGTATCATGCCTGAACTGGATGGACTGGAAGTGCTCAAGCAGCTCCGCAGCAGGTATCCGGAAGTGAATATACTCGTTATCATGCTTACCGGCCGAAATAATCAGCAGGATATTATTCACGCGCTGCAGCTAGGTGCCGATGATTATATTGTAAAGCCGTTTCATCTGCCGGAAATGCTGACAAGGGTTGAGCGGCTGGCACACAGATTTTTATTCTAA
- a CDS encoding ACT domain-containing protein, whose product MKGIITVLGKDKVGIIAKVCTYLAEHNLNILDISQTIVQDYFNMMMIVDISAPSKSFEEIVLDLQHVGEDIGVEIKLQHEDIFNIMHRI is encoded by the coding sequence TTGAAGGGGATTATTACTGTACTGGGAAAAGACAAAGTAGGGATTATTGCCAAAGTCTGTACATACCTTGCCGAACACAATCTGAACATACTTGATATCTCTCAGACGATTGTGCAGGACTATTTTAACATGATGATGATTGTAGATATTTCAGCGCCAAGCAAATCCTTTGAGGAGATTGTTCTGGATCTGCAGCATGTGGGCGAAGATATCGGCGTAGAAATCAAACTTCAGCATGAGGATATCTTCAATATTATGCACCGCATTTAG
- a CDS encoding PFL family protein: MSRGEVQETNQMISEMNLDVRTITMGISLMDCAHTDLRVFNQNVYDKITRSAEKLVKTGEDLERQFGVPIVNKRISVTPISIAAGAVHTDSYVPVAQILDNAAKEVGVNFIGGFSALVQKGCTKGDRILIDSIPEALAVTERVCSSVNVGSSRSGINMDAVKLMGDIIIQTAERTKDRDSIGCAKLVVFCNAVEDNPFMAGAFHGVGERELVINVGVSGPGVIKRALEEVKGQDFETLCETIKRTAFKVTRVGQLVAQEASKRLGVPFGIIDLSLAPTPLIGDSIAEIFQVMGLEEAGAPGTTAALAILNDNVKKGGVMASSYVGGLSGAFIPVSEDHGMIQAVQRGALTLEKLEAMTCVCSVGLDMIAIPGSTSKETISGIIADEAAIGMVNNKTTAVRVIPVIGKDVGEMVEFGGLLGYAPVMAVNPFNCAGFVNRGGRIPAPIHSFKN, encoded by the coding sequence ATTTCACGTGGCGAAGTACAGGAAACCAATCAAATGATCTCTGAAATGAATCTGGATGTCCGCACGATAACGATGGGTATCAGTCTGATGGACTGCGCCCATACCGATCTGCGGGTGTTTAACCAGAATGTATATGATAAGATTACCCGCTCCGCCGAGAAGCTGGTGAAGACCGGTGAAGATCTGGAGCGTCAATTCGGTGTACCGATTGTCAACAAACGGATTTCCGTCACCCCGATCTCCATTGCGGCTGGTGCCGTTCATACGGATTCTTATGTACCGGTTGCGCAAATTCTGGACAATGCGGCGAAAGAGGTCGGTGTTAACTTTATCGGCGGATTCTCCGCACTTGTGCAGAAAGGCTGCACCAAAGGCGACCGGATTCTGATAGACAGCATCCCTGAAGCCCTGGCTGTAACCGAACGTGTATGCTCCTCTGTGAATGTCGGCTCCTCGCGCAGCGGAATTAACATGGATGCCGTGAAGCTGATGGGCGACATCATTATCCAGACTGCGGAGCGCACCAAAGACCGAGATTCCATCGGCTGCGCCAAGCTGGTTGTCTTCTGTAACGCGGTGGAGGACAACCCCTTCATGGCCGGAGCTTTTCACGGTGTAGGCGAGCGTGAACTCGTCATTAACGTCGGCGTCAGCGGTCCCGGTGTCATCAAGCGTGCGCTGGAGGAAGTGAAGGGCCAGGACTTCGAGACGCTCTGCGAGACGATCAAACGCACCGCCTTCAAAGTTACCCGGGTCGGCCAGCTGGTCGCCCAGGAAGCCTCCAAGCGGCTGGGTGTGCCATTCGGCATCATTGATCTGTCCCTCGCCCCGACTCCGCTGATCGGAGACTCGATCGCTGAGATTTTCCAGGTCATGGGCCTGGAGGAAGCCGGCGCTCCCGGCACTACTGCAGCGCTGGCCATTCTCAACGACAATGTTAAAAAAGGCGGCGTCATGGCCTCCTCCTATGTCGGCGGACTCAGCGGCGCCTTCATTCCGGTCAGCGAAGACCACGGGATGATTCAGGCTGTACAGCGCGGCGCGCTGACCCTGGAGAAGCTGGAAGCAATGACCTGTGTCTGCTCGGTCGGACTCGACATGATCGCTATTCCGGGCAGCACCAGCAAAGAGACCATCTCCGGCATTATCGCAGATGAAGCTGCGATTGGTATGGTCAACAACAAAACGACTGCGGTCCGCGTCATTCCGGTAATCGGCAAGGACGTCGGCGAGATGGTCGAATTCGGCGGCCTGCTCGGCTATGCGCCTGTGATGGCTGTGAATCCGTTCAACTGTGCCGGGTTCGTGAACCGCGGCGGACGGATTCCCGCACCGATCCACAGCTTCAAGAATTAA
- a CDS encoding sigma-70 family RNA polymerase sigma factor family protein, giving the protein MVGKTESNCRQIFSRVKRTLQADPAGEAMSPAPEQVRTGMLQRFTAAFAAHDVSGMLALLTEQAVLVADGGGREVHTILRPMAGRKGVLALLTSRRVLARMRSWTSSIELINGEANLVYRDQGEVKAVLCLALSRSGEQIQSVYLIMGPEKLGHV; this is encoded by the coding sequence ATGGTCGGCAAAACAGAGAGCAACTGCCGGCAAATTTTCAGCCGTGTGAAGCGGACGCTTCAGGCTGATCCGGCCGGCGAAGCAATGTCACCTGCACCGGAGCAGGTTCGTACGGGAATGCTTCAGCGGTTCACCGCCGCCTTTGCCGCACATGATGTGAGCGGGATGCTCGCTCTCCTCACAGAGCAAGCCGTACTCGTTGCTGATGGAGGAGGGCGGGAAGTCCATACGATCCTCCGGCCGATGGCGGGCCGCAAGGGCGTACTGGCACTGCTCACCTCCCGCAGGGTGCTGGCCCGGATGCGAAGCTGGACTTCCTCGATAGAACTCATTAACGGCGAAGCTAATCTGGTCTACAGAGATCAAGGCGAGGTTAAGGCCGTACTATGCCTGGCCTTGAGCCGCAGCGGGGAGCAGATTCAGAGCGTTTACCTGATCATGGGACCGGAGAAGCTGGGTCATGTCTGA
- a CDS encoding carboxymuconolactone decarboxylase family protein, protein MSLRFNYRQINAPAFRAMMAAEQHNAGRGLDKVLAELVKIRVSQINGCAFCLDMHAKDLLKLGDYQDKLVLVSVWREAPVFSGKERALLELAESVTLISQGGVPQAVYDNVREYVSEEEFVDWIMSINTINSWNRIAISTGMYPGVSM, encoded by the coding sequence ATGAGTTTAAGATTTAATTACAGACAGATAAACGCACCCGCGTTCCGGGCCATGATGGCAGCAGAGCAGCATAATGCAGGCAGGGGACTGGACAAGGTGCTTGCCGAGCTGGTCAAAATACGGGTATCGCAGATCAACGGCTGCGCATTTTGTCTGGATATGCATGCCAAGGATCTGCTGAAGCTGGGGGATTACCAGGATAAGCTGGTGCTGGTCAGCGTATGGCGGGAAGCACCGGTGTTCAGCGGCAAGGAAAGAGCGCTTCTTGAGCTTGCGGAGTCAGTAACCCTCATCAGCCAGGGCGGGGTGCCGCAGGCAGTCTATGATAATGTCCGCGAATATGTTAGCGAAGAGGAATTCGTCGACTGGATAATGAGCATCAATACGATTAACAGCTGGAACCGGATCGCGATCTCCACAGGCATGTATCCGGGGGTATCGATGTAA